The following are encoded in a window of Penicillium oxalicum strain HP7-1 chromosome II, whole genome shotgun sequence genomic DNA:
- a CDS encoding GPI mannosyltransferase 1, with protein MDSSARTSMALFSSPARVFAVAIVLRLVLLVYGGWQDANSSVKYTDIDYLVFTDASRYISRGQSPYARDTYRYTPLLAWMLLPTAWSGTGPLASLAFAFGKILFALADVIAGWLVVKLLRRCYQMPTERALRYVAAAWLWNPMVANISTRGSSEGLLGVLVAALLWATLTKRAFLAGVILGLSVHFKIYPFIYGGSILWWWDAQQDGAPPAKNSSLASRLLGFITPSRVVLALSALATFASLNVVMYLQYGMPFLHQTFLHHLTRIDHRHNFSPYSTLLYLASAGGASYHFETLAFLPQLLLAVVAIPLALAKKSLATAMLAQTFAFVTFNKVCTSQYFIWYLILLPFYLPSSSLLRKPRLGVAAAALWVLGQALWLSQGYNLEFLGLSAFVPGLFLASLVFFGINVWILGIVIRDGGIAK; from the exons ATGGACTCTTCTGCTCGCACGTCAATGGCGTTGTTCAGTTCCCCCGCACGGGTATTCGCGGTGGCCATCGTACTTCGCTTAGTTCTGCTGGTCTATGGCGGTTGGCAGGATGCCAATTCCTCGGTGAAGTACACCGACATCGACTACCTGGTGTTCACAGATGCGTCACGCTATATCAGCAGGGGTCAATCCCCCTATGCGCGTGACACGTATCGATACACGCCCCTTCTTGCGTGGATGCTTCTCCCCACCGCATGGAGCGGGACTGGCCCTCTGGCATCTCTCGCTTTCGCATTTGGCAAGATTCTTTTCGCTCTGGCCGATGTGATTGCCGGTTGGCTGGTAGTCAAGCTGCTGCGCAGGTGTTACCAGATGCCCACCGAGCGGGCACTACGCTATGTCGCCGCAGCTTGGCTTTGGAATCCCATGGTGGCGAACATCAGTACCCGAGGCAGCTCCGAGGGTCTCTTGGGCGTCCTGGTCGCTGCACTGCTCTGGGCGACCTTGACCAAGCGGGCATTCCTAGCAGGTGTGATTCTGGGGCTGTCGGTCCATTTCAAAATCTATCCTTTCATCTATGGGGGTTCGATCCTGTGGTGGTGGGACGCGCAGCAGGATGGCGCACCCCCGGCGAAGAACTCTAGCTTGGCCTCTCGACTCCTCGGGTTCATTACCCCTTCGCGGGTAGTTCTGGCCCTCTCTGCGCTGGCGACTTTTGCTTCGCTGAATGTTGTCATGTATTTGCAGTATGGCATGCCGTTCTTGCACCAGACGTTCCTTCATCATCTCACGCGTATCGACCACCGCCATAATTTCTCCCCTTATAGTACTTTGCTCTATCTTGCGTCCGCCGGCGGAGCAAGCTATCACTTTGAAACCCTCGCATTCCTCCCACAATTGCTGCTCGCTGTGGTTGCTAttcctttggctttggcgaAGAAAAGTTTGGCTACAGCCATGCTTGCGCAAACATTCGCTTTTGTAACTTTTAACAAAGTGTGTACAAGTCAG TATTTTATTTGGTACCTCATCCTCCTGCCTTTTTATTTGCCCTCGTCTTCACTTTTACGAAAACCGAGGCTGGGTGTTGCAGCAGCGGCTCTTTGGGTTCTCGGTCAG GCACTTTGGCTTTCTCAAGGATATAATCTAGAGTTTCTTGGTCTGTCAGCATTCGTCCCCGGGCTATTTCTCGCATCGCTCGTCTTTTTTGGCATCAATGTGTGGATTCTTGGCATCGTCATCCGCGATGGGGGGATAGCCAAGTGA
- a CDS encoding Beta-mannosidase B, which yields MELSRQVLSTGWSFRDRDGEEWMPVKAVPSVVQQDLMNNNKLDDPFIGFNELKARWVNEKSWVYRNTFKRPQVPEGCSIDLVFDGLDTFATVKLDGNVILQSDNMFLGHRVNVTEALEAEGDHVLEIEFDCALQRAREIKAEHPDHIWVGFNGDTSRLAVRKAQYHWGWDWGPVLMTAGIWRPIVLEVYTARVVDLWAQTQLAADHQSAGITAVAKFDNASGGDFTARFSLSLNGNEIAAEEVPVSSENQAKMTVKVDNPKLWWPHGYGEQTLYKISVSLRPRNTQVAESSKNFGIRTAEVIQQPDKHGKSFYFRINGMDIFCGGSCWIPTDSLLTNVSADRYRKWIQLMVEGRQIMIRVWGGGIYEDAAFYEACDELGVLVWQDFMFGCGNYPTWPSLLESIREEAIYNVQRLRHHPSIVIWVGNNEDYQVQESEGLTYNYEDKDPESWLKTNFPARYIYEKLLPEVVAENSPSTFYHPGSPWGDGKKSSDTTVGDMHQWNVWHGTQEKYQIFDTLGGRFNSEFGMEAFPHLSTIEYFVEDPKDLFPQSHVIDFHNKADGHERRLATYLVENLRTATDLETYIYLTQVVQAETMMFGYRGWRRQWGDERHCGGALLWQLNDCWPTISWAIADYFLNPKPAYYAVKRVLNPIAVGVRREHHDWSVAHAQPPRTSKYELWVSSNNPEAVRGSIELRFLSVNTGRDIRTPILREDIVLTANGTTNIITDGLLDHIAEPEPHVLAARLWVDHKVVARDVDWPQPFKYLNLSDRGLEVQLKRSSPEKATLIVNSRKPVKCLVIEEQEGVRISDNAIDIVPGDEQVIEVTGLGDKSLKFRYLGQECVELVQ from the exons ATGGAATTGAGTCGTCAAGTGCTCTCCACGGGGTGGAGCTTTCGGGATCGCGATGGCGAGGAGTGGATGCCTGTAAAGGCGGTACCTTCGGTGGTACAACAGGATCTCATGAACAACAACAA GTTAGATGATCCATTCATTGGATTTAACGAGTTGAAAGCGCGCTGGGTGAATGAAAAATCATGGGTATATCGCAATACCTTCAAACGTCCCCAAGTGCCCGAGGGATGCTCAATTGATTTGGTTTTCGATGGCCTCGACACTTTTGCCACTGTCAAATTGGATGGAAATGTCATTCTGCAGAGTGACAACATGTTCCTCGGTCATCGTGTCAATGTGACCGAGGCATTGGAGGCAGAAGGTGACCACGTGCTAGAGATCGAGTTCGACTGTGCGCTTCAAAGGGCCCGCGAAATTAAAGCCGAGCATCCGGATCACATTTGGGTTGGGTTTAATGGCGACACATCACGGCTTGCTGTGCGCAAAGCTCAGTATCACTGGGGCTGGGACTGGGGCCCCGTCTTGATGACTGCGGGCATCTGGCGACCCATCGTCCTCGAGGTATACACAGCTCGGGTGGTTGACTTATGGGCTCAGACCCAGCTGGCTGCTGATCATCAGTCGGCCGGGATCACCGCCGTCGCCAAATTCGACAACGCCTCAGGTGGTGACTTTACCGCCCGGTTCAGCCTGAGCCTGAACGGCAacgagattgctgctgaggaGGTCCCCGTATCGTCGGAGAATCAGGCCAAGATGACAGTGAAGGTGGACAATCCCAAACTGTGGTGGCCCCACGGATATGGGGAGCAGACTCTGTACAAGATCTCTGTCTCGCTACGCCCCCGCAATACGCAGGTCGCAGAGAGCTCAAAAAACTTCGGCATCCGAACGGCCGAGGTCATTCAACAACCCGACAAGCATGGAAAATCATTTTATTTCCGCATCAATGGAATGGACATTTTCTGTGGTGGCTCCTGCTGGATCCCCACAGACAGTCTCTTGACCAATGTCTCGGCTGATCGGTACCGAAAGTGGATTCAGTTGATGGTGGAAGGCCGGCAGATTATGATCAG GGTATGGGGTGGTGGTATCTATGAAGACGCCGCTTTCTACGAAGCCTGCGACGAACTGGGTGTGCTGGTCTGGCAAGACTTTATGTTTGGATGCGGAAATTACCCCACATGGCCCTCACTACTCGAGTCGATCCGTGAAGAAGCCATATACAATGTGCAGAGACTCCGACACCACCCTTCCATTGTGATCTGGGTTGGCAATAATGAAGACTATCAAGTGCAGGAATCGGAGGGGTTGACTTACAATTATGAAGACAAGGACCCCGAGAGCTGGCTCAAAACGAATTTCCCTGCTCGATACATCTACGAAAAGCTGTTGCCCGAGGTGGTCGCTGAAAATTCACCTAGCACTTTCTACCACCCTGGCAGCCCCTGGGGCGATGGAAAGAAATCCTCCGATACTACAGTTGGTGACATGCACCAATGGAATG TCTGGCATGGTACCCAGGAGAAGTATCAAATTTTCGACACCCTCGGCGGAAGATTCAACAGTGAATTTGGCATGGAAGCGTTCCCTCATCTGTCCACTATTGAATACTTTGTCGAAGATCCCAAAGATTTGTTCCCTCAATCTCATGTGATCGACTTCCACAACAAGGCAGACGGACATGAGAGGCGGCTTGCCACTTACTTGGTGGAGAACCTGCGGACGGCGACTGACCTCGAG ACATACATCTACCTCACACAAGTCGTTCAAGCTGAGACCATGATGTTCGGCTACAGAGGATGGCGTCGACAATGGGGTGACGAGCGACACTGTGGTGGAGCTCTCCTGTGGCAGCTGAACGATTGTTGGCCCACCATTTCCTGGGCGATTGCCGATTACTTTTTGAACCCCAAGCCCGCCTATTACGCCGTCAAGCGCGTCCTGAACCCAATCGCCGTGGGTGTTCGTCGCGAACACCACGACTGGAGTGTCGCTCATGCCCAACCCCCTCGCACTAGCAAATACGAGCTCTGGGTTTCAAGCAACAACCCCGAAGCGGTCCGCGGTAGCATTGAGCTTCGCTTCCTGTCTGTCAACACAGGCCGCGACATTCGAACCCCGATCCTCCGCGAGGACATCGTTCTCACGGCTAATGGTACCACAAACATCATCACAGACGGCCTGCTCGACCATATTGCCGAACCTGAACCTCACGTCCTCGCTGCTCGCCTGTGGGTAGACCACAAAGTTGTCGCGCGAGACGTCGACTGGCCTCAACCATTCAAGTATCTCAATCTTTCTGATCGCGGTCTTGAGGTGCAACTAAAGCGCTCTTCTCCTGAAAAAGCCACATTGATTGTTAACTCGCGCAAGCCAGTGAAGTGTCTTGTAATTGAAGAGCAGGAAGGAGTTAGGATAAGCGATAACGCCATCGACATTGTGCCGGGAGACGAACAAGTGATTGAGGTGACCGGACTAGGTGATAAGTCTTTGAAGTTCCGTTATTTGGGCCAGGAATGCGTGGAGCTGGTTCAATGA
- a CDS encoding Thiosulfate sulfurtransferase TUM1, which produces MMGIRFGASQARALRTKMAATSPMTSQTRNISFSSYLVTPAELNEALKKNPTSKISTSPRVIPLCAAWFMPNDPEGRKGIDLFRQSRIPHARFFDLDGVKDHDSPYPHMLPTCETFAEAMSELGIRRDDEVVVYDTAELGIFSAPRVGWTLRVFGHPNVHVLNNYRLWVREGFPTESGEPSPIEKSKYPVPTYDSKLVIAYREMKELALDYGKEGAEEVEILDARSYGRWAGSDPEPRPGLSSGHIPGSKSLPFQELLDPETKAYLPKDQLREVFESHKVDPSQSIISSCGTGVTASVIETALGVAEYGDPNLRRVYDGSWTEWAQRVKMSDNLIKKVQS; this is translated from the exons ATGATGGGAATTCGATTTGGCGCTTCTCAGGCTCGGGCGCTTCGCACAAAGATGGCTGCCACGTCTCCTATGACCTCTCAGACGCGGAATATCTCGTTCTCTTCGTACCTAGTGACCCCGGCCGAGCTTAACGAAGCTCTCAAGAAGAACCCGACATCGAAGATCTCTACCTCACCCCGGGTCATTCCCCTATGTGCTGCTTGGTTCATGCCTAATGACCCAGAAGGTCGCAAAGGCATTGACTTGTTTCGGCAGTCTCGCATTCCTCACGCCCGCTTTTTTGACCTCGACGGGGTCAAAGATCACGATTCACCTTATCCTCATATGCTTCCCACATGTGAGACTTTTGCTGAGGCAATGAGCGAACTTGGTATTCGTCGTGACGATGAGGTGGTTGTCTACGATACTGCCGAGTTAGGCATCTTCAGTGCTCCGCGAGTGGGTTGGACATTGCGTGTTTTTGGACACCCTAACGTCCATGTTCTGAACAACTACCGTCTCTGGGTACGAGAAGGATTTCCTACCGAGAGTGGTGAGCCGTCTCCAATTGAGAAAAGCAAGTACCCCGTGCCGACATATGACTCGAAATTGGTGATCGCCTACCGTGAAATGAAGGAGCTTGCATTGGACTACGGGAAAGAGGGCGCAGAGGAGGTCGAAATCTTGGATGCTCGGTCTTATGGTCGTTGGGCCGGATCTGACCCTGAACCACGTCCTGGTCTCTCGTCAGGTCACATTCCGGGCTCAAAGAGTTTACCCTTCCAGGAACTTCTTGATCCTGAAACGAAAGCTTACCTGCCAAAGGACCAGCTGCGAGAAGTGTTTGAGAGCCACAAGGTTGATCCCTCCCAGTCGATCATCAGCTCCTGTGGGACAGGCGTCACAGCAAGTGTCATTGAGACTGCCCTTGGTGTCGCAGAGTATGGTGATCCTAATCTTCGCCGGGTATACGACGGCAGCTGGAC AGAGTGGGCTCAACGAGTGAAAATGTCGGATAATCTGATCAAGAAAGTCCAGTCTTAG
- a CDS encoding Kinesin-like protein bimC, whose protein sequence is MPAPARANTAIPAAAAARRSGLRQPTRRAGSTVPDRQPTPSAFARPTAPSATRPQKPNAEQPTPISKRKDREFEREINEDTSIHVVVRCRGRNEREIKENSGVVLSTEGVSGKNVDLSMGPNAVSNKTYAFDKVFSPAADQTIVYEEVVMPILNEMLAGYNCTIFAYGQTGTGKTYTMSGDMTDTLGILSDDAGIIPRTLYSLFHKLEDTESTVKCSFIELYNEELRDLLAADDNTKLKIYENEKKGHLGTSVQGMEETYIDSATTGIKLLQMGSHKRQVAATKCNDLSSRSHTVFTITVLIKRTTESGEEYVSSGKLNLVDLAGSENIGRSGAENKRATEAGLINKSLLTLGRVINALVDKSSHIPYRESKLTRLLQDSLGGRTKTCIIATVSPAKNNLEETISTLDYAFRAKNIRNKPQINSIISKNKLLREIGMEIEKLKSELIATRHRNGVYLTPTAYEELTMESESRRIVNEEQRAKIESMESSLRHKVQELFALTANFNTLKQDNEHTQTKLKDARNILEKTESALKNTSEKLDEETVLRRAHQATEEKLRDVGATLLSSLDTTVADIYGLHAKIDRKNNLDHENRQMWEDSTGQVTDVTQQIDARIGNFQAQHAALLTSMSTKIDQFVSQELNAVRSTRSQLEQFAHSFDKVELNAKKQAHSAHDEMNEVLEEIKILREDVKTKVGDGLNGLSAAAGRISKEVIGEFTEFHSQLHASYSSLGRDVKSMFEQMISHINQQKSEINKLRLELQDANRQSVEASRKASSSLAQVMEEEQAAAKGERDILMSQIKALIEESNQRQSARLRSKYDVVRTDISAAGDSLEHATAQYDRQIDEWIFKEEQFAKDVNASKDEMKTRMQHDWEAFDQRNITIQQATESVHQETVRIVDAQMEDMSKQMGALDDFVATARSHNGRFHEAQLSSLDNLATNGRNSRAVIQDQLDSLEEQVARLQEDIEMHTDELGQATAPLVEEVRQPLSDLRVHVQTHAIKEYVPTGATPKKRKYEYGTDLPRTEAHDGIRTRHRTSKQFTALPFSEEPEEAPNPSSPMSSPSKGFVYSDAAEEVGIHHPPSAIKSSNNGLREVDLNVAKSIAHHADDESELAHKPETPTLPLSVDLDSTPDHDEPEQPPQKRRRSASSNPPTESKLPPKMASRRMTGMMEGRENVRPSGIAGGRRFRPRNAE, encoded by the exons ATGCCCGCCCCTGCACGGGCAAACACGGCTATtcctgccgccgccgccgccaggCGCTCAGGTTTGCGCCAGCCGACTCGACGAGCTGGATCCACGGTCCCTGATCGTCAGCCCACGCCCTCCGCTTTTGCCAGACCAACTGCGCCTTCCGCTACACGTCCGCAGAAGCCAAACGCAGAACAGCCCACACCAATCAGCAAACGAAAAGATAGGGAGTTCGAACGGGAGATCAACGAGGACACAAGCATCCATGTGGTGGTGCGATGTCGAGGGCGCAATGAGCGCGAAATCAAAGAGAACAGTGGAGTTGTGCTGTCTACGGAGGGTGTGAGCGGCAAAAATGTTGATCTGTCTATGGGTCCGAATGCAGTATCAAACAAAACCTATGCGTTTGACAAGGTCTTTTCGCCTGCCGCTGATCAGACAATTGTGTATGAGGAAGTTGTGATGCCAATATTGAATGAG ATGCTCGCAGGATATAATTGTACAATCTTTGCGTACGGACAGACTGGGACAGGAAAGACCTATACGATGTCAGGAGACATGACAGATACACTGGGTATCTTGTCAGATGACGCTGGTATCATTCCACGGACCCTTTATTCTCTTTTCCACAAACTCGAAGACACCGAAAGCACAGTGAAGTGCTCATTCATCGAACTGTATAATGAGGAGCTTCGAGATCTCCTTGCCGCCGACGACAACACGAAACTGAAAATTTacgagaacgagaagaagggcCATCTCGGTACCTCTGTCCAGGGGATGGAGGAAACATATATCGACTCGGCAACCACAGGAATTAAGTTGCTGCAAATGGGTAGCCACAAGCGTCAGGTTGCGGCCACCAAATGCAATGACCTGAGTTCCCGTAGTCATACCGTCTTCACCATCACAGTCCTGATCAAGAGAACCACCGAATCTGGCGAAGAATACGTGAGCTCAGGCAAACTCAATCTGGTCGACTTAGCCGGTAGCGAGAACATTGGCCGCAGTGGTGCCGAAAACAAGCGAGCCACCGAAGCGGGTTTGATCAACAAGAGTCTCTTGACTCTGGGTCGGGTCATCAATGCACTTGTGGACAAGAGCTCACATATCCCATATCGCGAGTCAAAACTCACTCGCTTGCTGCAAGATTCCCTGGGTGGTCGGACGAAAACATGCATCATTGCGACAGTCTCGCCCGCCAAGAACAACCTGGAGGAGACTATTTCAACACTGGACTACGCGTTTCGGGCCAAAAATATACGGAACAAACCCCAAATCAACTCCATTATTTCGAAGAATAAGCTGCTACGGGAGATTGGCATGGAAATCGAAAAGCTCAAGAGTGAGCTGATCGCTACGCGTCACCGCAATGGTGTATATTTGACACCCACTGCTTATGAAGAACTTACAATGGAGAGCGAATCCCGAAGGATTGTGAATGAAGAACAACGGGCCAAGATAGAGTCCATGGAATCCAGCCTGCGGCACAAGGTGCAGGAACTGTTTGCGCTCACAGCCAATTTCAACACTTTGAAGCAAGACAACGAGCACACACAAACCAAGCTAAAAGACGCCAGAAACATCCTTGAGAAAACCGAATCAGCACTCAAGAACACATCcgagaagctggatgaggagacTGTTCTGAGGAGAGCCCACCAAGCTACGGAAGAGAAACTTCGCGACGTCGGTGCCACCTTGTTATCGAGCCTAGACACCACTGTTGCGGACATCTATGGACTACACGCAAAAATTGATCGCAAGAACAATCTAGATCACGAGAATCGTCAAATGTGGGAGGATTCCACTGGCCAAGTCACCGATGTGACTCAACAGATAGACGCACGCATCGGCAATTTCCAAGCCCAGCACGCGGCTCTTCTCACGAGCATGTCAACTAAGATCGACCAGTTCGTTAGCCAGGAACTCAATGCTGTGCGAAGCACTCGATCTCAACTTGAGCAATTTGCACATTCATTCGACAAAGTCGAGCTAAATGCGAAGAAGCAGGCTCATAGTGCCCACGACGAAATGAATGAGGTTCTTGAGGAAATCAAAATACTCAGAGAGGACGTCAAGACCAAGGTAGGCGATGGTCTTAATGGCCTATCAGCCGCTGCTGGTCGTATCTCCAAGGAAGTTATTGGGGAGTTCACCGAGTTCCACTCGCAGCTCCATGCGTCATATAGTTCTCTCGGCAGAGACGTCAAGTCAATGTTTGAGCAGATGATCTCGCATATTAATCAACAAAAGAGTGAGATCAACAAGCTCAGACTGGAGCTTCAGGATGCCAATCGCCAGTCAGTGGAGGCCAGTCGAAAGGCATCCTCAAGTCTGGCCCAGGTtatggaggaagagcaagcGGCTGCTAAGGGAGAGCGGGATATTTTGATGTCACAGATCAAGGCTCTAATCGAAGAATCGAACCAGCGCCAATCTGCACGTCTGAGGAGCAAGTACGATGTCGTGCGAACTGACATTTCCGCGGCTGGTGATTCCCTGGAGCATGCCACAGCTCAGTACGACCGCCAAATCGATGAGTGGATTTTTAAGGAAGAGCAATTCGCCAAAGACGTCAACGCGTCCAAGGATGAGATGAAAACTAGGATGCAGCATGATTGGGAG GCTTTCGATCAACGCAATATTACCATTCAGCAGGCAACAGAATCTGTGCACCAAGAAACGGTGCGGATTGTGGATGCCCAAATGGAGGACATGAGCAAGCAAATGGGAGCTCTTGATGACTTTGTCGCTACAGCTCGGTCTCACAATGGTCGCTTCCATGAGGCGCAGCTTAGCAGTTTGGATAACTTGGCCACCAACGGCAGAAATTCACGCGCTGTCATCCAGGACCAACTGGACAGCCTTGAAGAGCAGGTGGCCCGACTTCAGGAAGACATTGAGATGCATACGGACGAGCTTGGGCAGGCTACTGCCCCTCTCGTGGAAGAAGTGCGACAGCCTCTCTCCGATCTGCGGGTTCACGTTCAGACCCATGCTATCAAGGAGTACGTCCCAACGGGAGCGACTCCCAAAAAACGCAAGTATGAGTACGGCACAGATTTGCCCCGTACGGAAGCACATGACGGCATTCGTACTCGACATAGAACATCGAAGCAGTTTACAGCGCTTCCATTCAGTGAGGAGCCCGAAGAAGCTCCCAATCCAAGCTCGCCAATGTCTTCGCCATCCAAAGGATTTGTCTATAGCGACGCCGCGGAAGAGGTAGGGATTCACCATCCGCCATCCGCAATCAAGTCTTCCAACAATGGCCTTAGGGAAGTCGATTTAAACGTCGCCAAGTCCATCGCGCATCACGCAGATGATGAATCGGAGCTTGCCCACAAACCTGAAACCCCTACACTCCCACTTTCCGTGGATCTCGACAGCACGCCCGACCACGACGAACCTGAGCAGCCGCCTCAGAAGCGCCGTCGATCTGCCTCGAGTAACCCTCCGACAGAATCCAAATTGCCCCCCAAAATGGCGTCTAGGAGGATGACTGGTATGATGGAGGGCAGAGAAAATGTGCGCCCGTCAGGCATTGCTGGAGGGCGCAGATTTAGGCCTCGCAACGCAGAATGA
- a CDS encoding 40S ribosomal protein S2: MADAAPRGRGGFGSRGDRGGDRGRGRRGRGRRGGKQEEKEWQPVTKLGRLVKAGKITSMEQIYLHSLPVKEYQIVDFFLPKLKDEVMKELAWHNTTWTIRATTLKSYAQMEEIAVHGVNDSVADMFSFASLQIKPVQKQTRAGQRTRFKAIVLIGDGEGHIGLGIKTSKEVATAIRAAITIAKLAVLPVRRGYWGTNLGEPHSLPVKQSGKCGSVAVRLIPAPRGTGLVASPAVKRLLQLAGVQDAYTSSSGSTKTLENTLKATFVAVVNTYGFLTPNLWKETKLIRSPLEEFGDVLRQGKKY, translated from the exons ATGGCTGACGCTGCTCCCCGTGGACGTGGAGGTTTCGGTTCTCGCGGTGACCGTGGTGGTGaccgtggccgtggtcgcCGTGGTCGTGGCCGTCGTGGCGGCAagcaggaggagaaggagtggCAGCCCGTTACCAAGCTGGGCCGTCTCGTCAAGGCCGGCAAGATCACCAGCATGGAGCAGATCTACCTGCACTCTCTGCCCGTCAAGGAGTACCAGATTGTGgacttcttcctccccaaGCTGAAGGATGAGGTTATGAAG GAATTGGCTTGGCACAACACGACATGGACAATTCGCGCGACCACCTTGAAAAGCTATGCGCAAATGGAGGAAATTGCAGTCCATGGGGTGAACGATTCAGTGGCTGACATGTTTTCTTTCGCCTCCCTACAGATCAAGCCCGTCCAGAAGCAGACCCGTGCCGGTCAGCGTACCCGCTTCAAGGCCATTGTTCTCATCGGTGACGGTGAGGGCCACATCGGTCTCGGCATCAAGACCTCCAAGGAAGTCGCCACTGCTATCCGTGCCGCTATCACCATTGCCAAGCTGGCTGTCCTTCCCGTCCGCCGCGGTTACTGGGGTACCAACCTCGGTGAGCCTCACTCTCTGCCCGTCAAGCAGTCCGGCAAGTGTGGTTCCGTCGCTGTTCGT CTGATCCCCGCTCCCCGCGGTACCGGTCTCGTTGCCTCCCCCGCTGTCAAGCGTCTTCTCCAGCTTGCTGGTGTCCAGGATGCCTACACCTCCTCTTCCGGTTCCACCAAGACCCTCGAGAACACCCTCAAGGCCACCTTCGTCGCCGTCGTCAACACCTACGGCTTCCTCACCCCCAACCTCTGGAAGGAGACTAAGCTCATCCGCAGCCCTCTGGAGGAGTTCGGTGATGTCCTCCGCCAGGGCAAGAAGTACTAG